Proteins co-encoded in one Kocuria flava genomic window:
- a CDS encoding bifunctional hydroxymethylpyrimidine kinase/phosphomethylpyrimidine kinase — protein MSARVPRVLAVAGTDPTGGAGQHADLKSIAAMGGYGMSAVTAVVVQNTLGVRSVHVPPAEVLTAQLEAVSDDVVVDAVKIGMLGSVPVIEAVARWLAQHRLPVVVLDPVMVATSGGRLLEPDAEDALRAVLGLADLVTPNLQELAVLAGEDPAPSWTAALAQGHRVARTHDVLVLVKGGHLAGDRTPDALVGPGSPEPLVALDGARVPTANSHGTGCSLSSALATLQVRHGDWPTSLRIAREWLRGALAEADGLEVGGGSGPVHHFHHVQDALASWGTAPERFSEELWADSAGVRRQIEELEFVRRLGDGRLAPEPFLAYLDQDLQYLEHYGRALAQLAARAPDEASRRFFAAGSLSCTETEAQLHRARLRQAGRERPAAAGPTTRRYTAFLLAATAAEPYPVGLAAVLPCYWVYAEVGRHLQGLAEAAGHAEHPYADWLATYADEGFQEATRTARRLLDEAAREASPALRERMREAFLEACALERDFFAAPLEPPLAGTAAGPGGQGRAGAGAAGRLPRVGAIE, from the coding sequence GTGAGCGCGCGCGTGCCCCGCGTCCTGGCCGTGGCCGGCACCGACCCCACCGGCGGGGCGGGCCAGCACGCGGACCTGAAGTCGATCGCCGCGATGGGCGGCTACGGGATGAGCGCCGTGACCGCCGTCGTCGTGCAGAACACCCTCGGCGTGCGCTCGGTGCACGTCCCGCCCGCCGAGGTCCTCACCGCCCAGCTGGAGGCGGTCAGCGACGACGTCGTGGTCGACGCCGTGAAGATCGGCATGCTCGGCTCGGTGCCCGTGATCGAGGCCGTCGCCCGGTGGCTGGCGCAGCACCGTCTGCCGGTCGTGGTGCTCGACCCGGTCATGGTCGCCACCAGCGGCGGGCGCCTGCTCGAGCCCGACGCCGAGGACGCCCTGCGCGCCGTGCTCGGGCTCGCCGACCTCGTCACCCCCAACCTGCAGGAGCTGGCCGTGCTGGCGGGGGAGGACCCGGCCCCGTCGTGGACCGCCGCGCTCGCGCAGGGCCACCGCGTGGCCCGGACCCACGACGTGCTCGTACTCGTCAAGGGCGGGCACCTCGCCGGGGACCGGACCCCGGACGCCCTCGTGGGGCCCGGCTCGCCGGAGCCCCTCGTGGCCCTCGACGGCGCCCGCGTGCCCACGGCCAACTCCCACGGCACCGGCTGCTCCCTCTCCTCGGCCCTGGCCACCCTCCAGGTGCGGCACGGGGACTGGCCGACGAGCCTGCGGATCGCCCGCGAGTGGCTGCGCGGCGCGCTGGCGGAGGCCGACGGGCTCGAGGTGGGCGGCGGCAGCGGACCGGTCCACCACTTCCACCACGTCCAGGACGCCCTCGCGTCCTGGGGCACGGCACCGGAGCGGTTCAGCGAGGAGCTGTGGGCCGACTCCGCCGGGGTGCGCCGGCAGATCGAGGAGCTGGAGTTCGTGCGCCGGCTCGGCGACGGCCGGCTCGCGCCGGAGCCGTTCCTGGCCTACCTCGACCAGGACCTGCAGTACCTGGAGCACTACGGCCGGGCGCTGGCCCAGCTGGCGGCGCGCGCCCCGGACGAGGCCTCCCGGCGGTTCTTCGCCGCGGGCTCGCTGAGCTGCACCGAGACGGAGGCGCAGCTGCACCGGGCCCGGCTGCGCCAGGCCGGGCGGGAGCGCCCCGCCGCCGCCGGGCCGACCACCCGCCGGTACACCGCGTTCCTGCTGGCGGCCACGGCCGCCGAGCCGTACCCGGTGGGCCTGGCCGCGGTGCTGCCGTGCTACTGGGTCTACGCGGAGGTCGGACGCCACCTCCAGGGGCTGGCCGAGGCCGCCGGGCACGCCGAGCACCCGTACGCGGACTGGCTGGCCACCTACGCCGACGAGGGCTTCCAGGAGGCCACCCGCACGGCCCGCCGGCTGCTCGACGAGGCGGCCCGGGAGGCCTCCCCGGCGCTGCGCGAGCGGATGCGGGAGGCGTTCCTGGAGGCGTGCGCGCTCGAGCGGGACTTCTTCGCGGCACCCCTCGAACCGCCGCTCGCCGGCACCGCCGCCGGGCCGGGCGGACAGGGGCGTGCCGGGGCCGGGGCGGCGGGTCGTTTGCCGCGGGTTGGCGCGATCGAGTAG
- a CDS encoding vitamin K epoxide reductase family protein, whose product MTSTTSSLDDFPGTAPAPAVRPDRRWAGVALAAAVLGFYGAATLVYERLQLFLDAGHRTSCDINSWLSCGTVMRTPQAEAFGFPNPFIGIVAYAVVAVIAAAVLAGARFAAWYWWCVQIGVTLGWAFVLWLWWQTTFEINALCLYCMLVWVVQTVLFAHTTARNLEAGVLPAPAALRRAGGAWAWFASAVLLVLVFGTVFVRFAGVILPA is encoded by the coding sequence GTGACCTCGACGACGTCCTCCCTCGACGACTTCCCCGGCACCGCCCCCGCCCCGGCGGTGCGCCCGGACCGGCGCTGGGCGGGGGTGGCCCTGGCCGCCGCGGTGCTCGGCTTCTACGGCGCAGCCACGCTCGTCTACGAGCGGCTCCAGCTGTTCCTCGACGCCGGTCACCGCACCAGCTGCGACATCAACTCCTGGCTGTCCTGCGGGACGGTCATGCGCACCCCGCAGGCGGAGGCCTTCGGCTTCCCGAACCCCTTCATCGGCATCGTCGCCTACGCCGTCGTGGCGGTGATCGCCGCCGCGGTGCTCGCGGGCGCCCGGTTCGCCGCCTGGTACTGGTGGTGCGTGCAGATCGGCGTGACCCTCGGCTGGGCCTTCGTGCTGTGGCTGTGGTGGCAGACCACGTTCGAGATCAACGCCCTGTGCCTGTACTGCATGCTCGTGTGGGTCGTGCAGACGGTGCTGTTCGCCCACACCACCGCCCGCAACCTCGAGGCGGGCGTGCTCCCCGCCCCCGCGGCCCTGCGCCGGGCCGGCGGCGCGTGGGCCTGGTTCGCGAGCGCGGTGCTGCTCGTGCTGGTCTTCGGGACGGTCTTCGTCCGCTTCGCCGGGGTGATCCTGCCCGCCTGA
- the rplU gene encoding 50S ribosomal protein L21, with protein sequence MVYAIVRAGGRQEKVSVGDLVTLDRVAGGAGSTIQLPALLLVDGDKVTSDAGTLANVKVTAEIVEDLRGPKISIQKFKNKTGYKKRQGFRAELTTVKVTGIDA encoded by the coding sequence GTGGTGTACGCGATTGTCCGCGCTGGCGGCCGCCAGGAAAAGGTCTCCGTCGGAGACCTCGTTACCCTTGACCGCGTCGCCGGCGGTGCAGGCAGCACCATCCAGCTTCCTGCCCTGCTGCTGGTCGACGGGGACAAGGTGACCTCCGACGCCGGGACCCTGGCCAACGTCAAGGTCACGGCCGAGATCGTCGAGGACCTGCGCGGTCCCAAGATCTCCATCCAGAAGTTCAAGAACAAGACCGGCTACAAGAAGCGCCAGGGCTTCCGCGCCGAGCTGACCACCGTCAAGGTGACCGGCATCGACGCCTGA
- a CDS encoding DUF4233 domain-containing protein, whose translation MARMTKAQREWRPGQKRPRRSIRTTFASSVLVMEGFIAFFAALTVYGLLGRELSSGARTGVLVAGCALALVLLLAPALLRRPWGYAVGWGLQVVLLATGFVLPTMFVIGAMSLLAWWYAVRTGARLDRENAARDAAQARWEREHPAG comes from the coding sequence GTGGCACGCATGACCAAGGCCCAGCGCGAGTGGCGCCCCGGGCAGAAGCGACCGCGGCGGTCGATCCGCACGACCTTCGCCTCCTCGGTGCTCGTGATGGAGGGCTTCATCGCCTTCTTCGCGGCGCTGACCGTCTACGGGCTCCTCGGCCGGGAGCTGTCCTCCGGGGCCCGCACAGGGGTGCTCGTGGCCGGGTGCGCCCTCGCCCTCGTGCTGCTGCTCGCCCCGGCGCTGCTGCGCCGGCCGTGGGGCTACGCCGTGGGCTGGGGCCTGCAGGTCGTGCTGCTGGCCACGGGCTTCGTGCTGCCCACGATGTTCGTGATCGGTGCGATGTCCCTGCTCGCCTGGTGGTACGCCGTGCGCACCGGGGCGCGCCTGGACCGGGAGAACGCCGCCCGGGACGCCGCGCAGGCCCGGTGGGAGCGCGAGCACCCCGCCGGATAG
- the thiE gene encoding thiamine phosphate synthase — protein MSARLDPAALVLHLVTDTALSAPRQVPDVVAAAVAGGAGMVQVRDKHASARELTALLVAVAERVGRAVPVLVDDRADVYLAARAAGAPVAGVHVGQADLPVELARRVVGPDAVLGLSAASAGELAAASALPPGTVDYLGVGAVHATRTKPDHPAPLGVEGFARAAARTGLPCLAIGGVRVEDAAPLRTAGAAGLAVVSGICAAPDPAAAAARYVRAFTASGRAPGAGPDGPPEPAAAGPAAGEGAR, from the coding sequence GTGAGCGCCCGCCTCGACCCCGCGGCCCTCGTCCTGCACCTCGTGACCGACACCGCCCTCAGCGCCCCGCGCCAGGTCCCCGACGTCGTCGCGGCCGCCGTGGCCGGTGGCGCCGGCATGGTCCAGGTCCGGGACAAGCACGCCTCCGCCCGCGAGCTCACGGCCCTGCTCGTGGCCGTGGCCGAGCGCGTGGGCCGTGCGGTGCCCGTGCTCGTCGACGACCGCGCCGACGTCTACCTCGCGGCCCGGGCCGCGGGGGCCCCCGTGGCGGGGGTGCACGTGGGGCAGGCCGACCTGCCCGTCGAACTCGCCCGCCGCGTCGTGGGCCCGGACGCGGTCCTGGGCCTGAGCGCGGCCTCGGCCGGGGAGCTGGCCGCCGCCTCGGCGCTGCCCCCGGGCACCGTGGACTACCTCGGCGTGGGCGCCGTGCACGCCACGCGCACCAAGCCCGACCACCCCGCGCCGCTCGGGGTCGAAGGCTTCGCCCGCGCCGCCGCCCGCACGGGCCTGCCGTGCCTGGCCATCGGCGGGGTGCGCGTCGAGGACGCCGCCCCGCTGCGCACCGCCGGGGCCGCCGGGCTCGCGGTGGTCTCGGGGATCTGCGCCGCCCCGGACCCCGCCGCCGCGGCCGCCCGCTACGTGCGGGCCTTCACCGCGTCCGGCCGCGCGCCGGGCGCCGGGCCGGACGGGCCGCCGGAACCGGCCGCCGCCGGCCCCGCCGCGGGGGAGGGGGCCCGGTGA
- the thiM gene encoding hydroxyethylthiazole kinase, with protein MRDAVSTSPPRPGSAAPPDPALAEAAAAALERLRTAAPLVQCITNTVVANVTANVLLAVGASPAMTDIQGEGGVFAELADGLLVNTGTPSAEQRGAAYEAVGARSRAGRPWVLDPVAVGALPVRTALARDLLAFRPAVVRGNASEVIGLAGGAGGRGTDATDDVDAARGAAAELAARAGCAVAVSGPVDLVRSAGGTVVRVPHGSALLTRITGGGCALGALTAAFTAVAEDPAAAAVAATTVYTLAAEDAAGAAGGPGSFAVALLDRLHGITPEQVAARARLVREEDDR; from the coding sequence ATGCGCGATGCCGTCTCCACCTCCCCGCCGCGGCCCGGGAGCGCCGCGCCCCCGGACCCCGCCCTCGCCGAGGCCGCCGCCGCGGCCCTCGAGCGGCTGCGCACGGCCGCCCCGCTCGTGCAGTGCATCACCAACACGGTGGTCGCCAACGTCACCGCCAACGTCCTGCTCGCCGTGGGCGCGTCCCCGGCGATGACCGACATCCAGGGAGAGGGCGGGGTGTTCGCCGAGCTCGCCGACGGGCTGCTCGTGAACACCGGCACGCCCTCCGCCGAGCAGCGCGGGGCGGCCTACGAGGCCGTCGGCGCCCGCTCCCGCGCGGGCCGGCCCTGGGTGCTGGACCCGGTGGCCGTCGGCGCGCTGCCCGTGCGCACCGCCCTCGCCCGCGACCTGCTCGCCTTCCGCCCGGCGGTGGTGCGCGGCAACGCGTCCGAGGTGATCGGCCTCGCCGGCGGCGCCGGCGGCCGCGGCACGGACGCCACCGACGACGTCGACGCGGCGCGCGGTGCCGCCGCCGAGCTGGCCGCACGGGCCGGGTGCGCGGTCGCCGTGTCCGGACCCGTGGACCTGGTGCGCTCCGCCGGCGGGACGGTCGTGCGCGTCCCCCACGGGAGCGCGCTGCTGACCCGCATCACCGGCGGCGGCTGCGCCCTCGGGGCCCTGACGGCCGCGTTCACCGCCGTGGCGGAGGATCCGGCGGCCGCGGCCGTCGCGGCCACCACCGTCTACACCCTGGCCGCCGAGGACGCCGCGGGCGCCGCCGGGGGGCCGGGCTCCTTCGCCGTGGCCCTGCTGGACCGGCTGCACGGGATCACCCCGGAGCAGGTCGCCGCCCGGGCCCGGCTCGTGCGCGAGGAGGACGACCGGTGA
- a CDS encoding bifunctional folylpolyglutamate synthase/dihydrofolate synthase has product MSAAFEETSAGTVEEVYAELLARAPEHRMAPRLDAVRRAVEVLGEPHRAAPVVHVTGTNGKTSTARMIEALLLAHDLRVGRYTSPHLARVTERISVDGAPVDDETFVRVHGEIAPYLALVDAELTGRGQPRLTYFETLTVLAFAVFADAPVDVVVLEVGIGGSWDATNVADAAVSVVTPVDLDHTDMLGDTVEEIAAEKAGIVKPGGFLVSAAQQPEAAQVLLERARELGVPFRFGGIEFGVESRATAVGGQVLTIQGLAGRYPEVLLPLFGAHQAENAALAVAAVEAFLGGGDRELDLELVRTGLGAAESPGRLEVARTAPPVLLDAAHNPHGLRAAAAALQESFTFGKLNLVVGILAEKDVEEMLRGLLDEYEEHATEFWFTRSSSPRAVDPEELAELAVDLGFPEDVVHAVPTLDDALAEAVQDAADRPEFDGAVLVTGSITVVGEARTLLGL; this is encoded by the coding sequence GTGAGCGCCGCGTTCGAGGAGACCTCGGCCGGCACCGTCGAGGAGGTCTACGCCGAGCTGCTGGCCCGGGCCCCCGAGCACCGGATGGCCCCGCGCCTGGACGCGGTGCGCCGGGCCGTGGAGGTCCTCGGCGAGCCCCACCGGGCCGCGCCCGTGGTGCACGTGACGGGCACCAACGGCAAGACCTCGACCGCCCGGATGATCGAGGCGCTGCTGCTGGCCCACGACCTGCGCGTGGGCCGGTACACGAGCCCCCACCTGGCCCGGGTCACCGAGCGCATCAGCGTGGACGGGGCCCCCGTGGACGACGAGACCTTCGTGCGCGTGCACGGGGAGATCGCCCCGTACCTCGCCCTCGTCGACGCCGAGCTCACCGGGCGCGGGCAGCCGCGGCTGACCTACTTCGAGACGCTCACCGTGCTCGCCTTCGCCGTCTTCGCCGACGCCCCCGTGGATGTCGTCGTCCTCGAGGTCGGGATCGGCGGCAGCTGGGACGCGACCAACGTGGCCGACGCCGCTGTGTCCGTGGTGACCCCCGTGGACCTCGACCACACCGACATGCTCGGCGACACGGTCGAGGAGATCGCCGCCGAGAAGGCGGGGATCGTCAAGCCCGGCGGCTTCCTCGTCTCCGCCGCGCAGCAGCCCGAGGCCGCGCAGGTGCTGCTCGAGCGGGCCCGGGAGCTCGGCGTCCCCTTCCGCTTCGGCGGGATCGAGTTCGGCGTGGAGTCCCGCGCCACGGCCGTGGGCGGGCAGGTCCTGACGATCCAGGGGCTCGCCGGACGCTACCCCGAGGTCCTCCTGCCGCTGTTCGGCGCCCACCAGGCCGAGAACGCGGCGCTCGCCGTGGCCGCCGTCGAGGCCTTCCTCGGCGGCGGGGACCGCGAGCTCGACCTCGAGCTGGTGCGCACCGGACTGGGCGCCGCCGAGTCCCCGGGCCGGCTGGAGGTGGCCCGCACGGCGCCCCCGGTGCTGCTCGACGCCGCGCACAACCCCCACGGGCTGCGCGCGGCCGCCGCCGCCCTCCAGGAGTCCTTCACCTTCGGCAAGCTCAACCTCGTCGTCGGCATCCTCGCGGAGAAGGACGTCGAGGAGATGCTGCGCGGGCTGCTCGACGAGTACGAGGAGCACGCCACCGAGTTCTGGTTCACCCGCTCGTCCTCGCCGCGCGCGGTCGACCCGGAGGAGCTCGCGGAGCTCGCCGTGGACCTGGGCTTCCCCGAGGACGTGGTGCACGCCGTGCCGACCCTCGACGACGCCCTCGCCGAGGCCGTCCAGGACGCCGCCGACCGGCCCGAGTTCGACGGCGCCGTGCTGGTCACCGGCTCGATCACCGTGGTCGGCGAGGCCCGGACCCTGCTGGGCCTGTGA
- a CDS encoding ribonuclease E/G: MDAEQVNPAGAQDALEPGQQHAHNEARGQQPPAGAQEAPATGPGEEEAPATGAAETPAAGSPGQEAPAAEPVGQDAPAIGAAENPAAGSPAQEAPVAGPAAHEDPANGAAAAPDTGTAGHGGAAVEAAGAGPATETAATGAEPVAAGAEAAAAQAAAAPAAQEPDAQEPDAPAPQGTGAARTETDVLDVAPGTALPGEPEPLAAAQEEAAPEHPAPGTPGAEEAAEDLEPAGQAADEGPRSTPGDRQPDAPERSGTGPQDAEPDAEQEPGTTDAPHRDADGTAAQRPDTDRHAAQPADADGTAAQRPVPEQEPGAPEPEQDEDPLTALSSAVTATSIMFHAPDLDQIRQAAEARAARRREARRHREEEASFEDQGDGVDAETAEAEDEGGEQPDGPVTSRRRRRRRRGDVDMELVGGSDDDPPNTVTRVRAPRGAEPAGPDQVVAVKGSTRLEAKKQRRRESRQTGRRRQVITEAEFLARRESVERQMLVRQKDNRIQIGVLEDGVLAEHFVSHTQQDSLIGNVYVGKVQNVLPSMEAAFIDIGRGRNAVLYAGEVNWDASRLEGGPRRIENALKSGDSVLVQVTKDPVGHKGARLTSQISLPGRYLVYVPGGSMTGISRKLPDVERNRLKKILKDRLPDGAGVIVRTAAEGASEEELTHDINRLRAQWEQIQERAGSSKTLAPEMLYAEPDLTIKTVRDVFNEDFTTMVVQGEEAWDNIEAYVTYVAPDLLDRLKRWDEDEDLFVHYRVEEQIQKALDRKVYLPSGGSLVIDRTEAMTVVDVNTGKFTGSGGNLEETVTKNNLEAAEEIVRQLRLRDIGGIIVIDFIDMVLESNRDLVLRRLVECLGRDRTKHQVAEVTSLGLVQMTRKRMGTGLLEVFSEPCEHCAGRGVVVHDHPLEGRAGGSGSESREQRPNRTERKRSRRGGAEQPPRAEARPAEADPAEKAKAEAARTAFATIAAATHHEVPAETAAEDAAAGTAPAAEGARGEEGEGRSEGSGRSRKKRRGKRSRNRGQGGESAQRPEPGDREEPRGEDRGGERAGDRGEDRGQDRGAAPEQQDGAASRLTIKGEVIELPQGHAAAGEQPGRPAEGARLTLDSLADAFGAPADAQAETPARRAPEPEPAPRQERAPRQERAPREKPARRAEQPRQAEQPRQEEPARPEEPARPRRRSRRASAPAGRAGEATVTAEEAAAAEGARHVAKLPARPAGQERPQGSGAPTIVGVGVKAEDLTSGRPAGEG; the protein is encoded by the coding sequence ATGGATGCCGAACAGGTGAACCCGGCCGGGGCCCAGGACGCCCTGGAACCCGGTCAGCAGCACGCACACAACGAGGCCCGCGGCCAGCAGCCGCCCGCCGGCGCACAGGAGGCCCCGGCCACCGGTCCCGGTGAGGAGGAGGCCCCCGCGACCGGAGCGGCCGAGACCCCCGCGGCGGGAAGCCCCGGGCAGGAGGCCCCCGCGGCCGAGCCCGTCGGGCAGGACGCCCCCGCGATCGGAGCGGCCGAGAACCCCGCGGCGGGAAGCCCCGCGCAGGAGGCCCCCGTAGCCGGGCCCGCGGCGCACGAGGACCCGGCGAACGGCGCCGCCGCAGCTCCGGACACCGGCACCGCCGGTCACGGGGGTGCGGCCGTGGAGGCCGCCGGAGCGGGGCCCGCCACGGAGACCGCCGCGACCGGCGCGGAGCCCGTAGCGGCCGGCGCCGAGGCCGCAGCGGCGCAGGCCGCCGCGGCCCCGGCCGCGCAGGAGCCGGACGCACAGGAGCCGGACGCCCCGGCACCGCAGGGGACCGGCGCGGCGCGGACCGAGACCGACGTCCTCGACGTCGCCCCCGGCACGGCCCTGCCGGGCGAGCCCGAACCGCTGGCCGCCGCGCAGGAGGAGGCCGCGCCCGAGCACCCGGCGCCGGGCACGCCCGGGGCCGAGGAGGCGGCGGAGGACCTCGAGCCCGCAGGCCAGGCAGCCGACGAGGGTCCGCGCAGCACCCCCGGTGACCGTCAGCCGGACGCCCCGGAGCGGAGCGGCACCGGACCGCAGGACGCGGAACCGGACGCCGAGCAGGAGCCCGGGACGACGGATGCCCCGCACCGGGACGCCGACGGGACGGCTGCGCAGCGGCCGGACACCGACCGGCACGCCGCGCAGCCCGCGGACGCCGACGGGACCGCCGCGCAGCGGCCGGTCCCGGAGCAGGAGCCCGGGGCGCCGGAGCCCGAGCAGGACGAGGATCCCCTGACCGCCCTGAGCTCGGCCGTCACGGCCACCTCGATCATGTTCCACGCCCCGGACCTGGACCAGATCCGGCAGGCGGCGGAGGCCCGGGCGGCCCGCCGCCGGGAGGCCCGCCGCCACCGCGAGGAGGAGGCCTCGTTCGAGGACCAGGGCGACGGCGTGGACGCCGAGACCGCCGAGGCCGAGGACGAGGGCGGGGAGCAGCCCGACGGACCCGTCACGAGCCGGCGGCGGCGCCGGCGCCGCCGCGGGGACGTCGACATGGAGCTCGTGGGCGGCAGCGACGACGACCCGCCCAACACCGTCACCCGCGTGCGCGCCCCGCGCGGCGCGGAACCGGCCGGGCCCGACCAGGTCGTGGCCGTGAAGGGCTCCACCCGCCTCGAGGCCAAGAAGCAGCGCCGCCGCGAGTCCCGCCAGACGGGCCGCCGGCGCCAGGTGATCACCGAAGCCGAGTTCCTCGCCCGGCGCGAGTCGGTCGAGCGGCAGATGCTCGTGCGCCAGAAGGACAACCGGATCCAGATCGGCGTGCTCGAGGACGGGGTGCTCGCCGAGCACTTCGTCTCCCACACGCAGCAGGACTCCCTGATCGGCAACGTCTACGTCGGCAAGGTCCAGAACGTGCTGCCCTCCATGGAGGCCGCGTTCATCGACATCGGACGGGGCCGCAACGCCGTGCTCTACGCCGGCGAGGTCAACTGGGACGCGTCGCGCCTCGAGGGCGGCCCGCGCCGGATCGAGAACGCCCTGAAGTCCGGGGACTCGGTGCTCGTGCAGGTCACCAAGGACCCGGTCGGGCACAAGGGCGCGCGGCTCACGAGCCAGATCTCCCTGCCCGGGCGCTACCTCGTCTACGTGCCCGGCGGGTCGATGACCGGCATCTCCCGCAAGCTGCCCGACGTCGAGCGCAACCGGCTGAAGAAGATCCTCAAGGACCGGCTGCCGGACGGCGCCGGGGTGATCGTGCGCACCGCGGCCGAGGGCGCCTCCGAGGAGGAGCTCACCCACGACATCAACCGGCTGCGGGCGCAGTGGGAGCAGATCCAGGAGCGGGCGGGCTCCTCCAAGACCCTCGCCCCCGAGATGCTCTACGCGGAGCCGGACCTGACCATCAAGACCGTCCGGGACGTGTTCAACGAGGACTTCACGACGATGGTCGTCCAGGGCGAGGAGGCCTGGGACAACATCGAGGCCTACGTGACCTACGTGGCCCCGGACCTCCTGGACCGGCTCAAGCGCTGGGACGAGGACGAGGACCTGTTCGTGCACTACCGGGTGGAGGAGCAGATCCAGAAGGCGCTGGACCGCAAGGTCTACCTCCCCTCGGGCGGCTCGCTCGTGATCGACCGCACCGAGGCGATGACCGTCGTCGACGTCAACACGGGCAAGTTCACCGGCTCCGGCGGCAACCTCGAGGAGACCGTCACCAAGAACAACCTCGAGGCAGCCGAGGAGATCGTGCGGCAGCTGCGCCTGCGCGACATCGGCGGGATCATCGTCATCGACTTCATCGACATGGTCCTCGAGTCCAACCGCGACCTCGTGCTCCGGCGCCTCGTCGAGTGCCTGGGGCGCGACCGCACCAAGCACCAGGTCGCCGAGGTCACCTCGCTGGGCCTCGTGCAGATGACCCGCAAGCGCATGGGCACGGGCCTGCTCGAGGTCTTCTCGGAGCCGTGCGAGCACTGCGCCGGCCGCGGGGTCGTCGTCCACGACCACCCGCTCGAGGGCCGCGCCGGCGGGTCCGGCTCCGAGTCCCGCGAGCAGCGCCCGAACCGCACCGAGCGCAAGCGCAGCCGCCGCGGCGGCGCCGAGCAGCCGCCGCGGGCCGAGGCCCGCCCGGCCGAGGCGGATCCCGCGGAGAAGGCGAAGGCCGAGGCGGCCCGCACCGCGTTCGCGACCATCGCCGCCGCCACCCACCACGAGGTGCCGGCCGAGACCGCCGCCGAGGACGCGGCGGCCGGAACGGCTCCCGCGGCGGAGGGGGCCCGGGGCGAGGAGGGCGAGGGCCGCTCGGAGGGGTCCGGACGCTCCCGCAAGAAGCGGCGCGGCAAGCGCAGCCGCAACCGGGGCCAGGGCGGCGAGTCCGCGCAGCGGCCGGAGCCCGGGGACCGCGAGGAGCCCCGCGGCGAGGACCGTGGCGGCGAGCGCGCCGGGGACCGTGGCGAGGACCGCGGTCAGGACCGCGGGGCCGCGCCCGAGCAGCAGGACGGCGCCGCGTCGCGCCTGACGATCAAGGGCGAGGTCATCGAGCTCCCGCAGGGCCACGCCGCGGCCGGCGAGCAGCCCGGGCGCCCTGCGGAGGGCGCCCGGCTGACGCTGGACTCCCTGGCCGACGCCTTCGGTGCCCCGGCGGACGCGCAGGCCGAGACCCCGGCGCGCCGTGCCCCCGAGCCCGAGCCGGCCCCGCGGCAGGAGCGCGCCCCGCGGCAGGAGCGCGCCCCGCGGGAGAAGCCCGCCCGCCGGGCGGAGCAGCCCCGCCAGGCGGAGCAGCCGCGGCAGGAGGAGCCGGCCCGCCCGGAGGAGCCCGCACGGCCCCGTCGTCGTTCCCGCCGGGCCAGCGCCCCGGCCGGACGGGCGGGCGAGGCGACGGTCACCGCCGAGGAGGCCGCGGCCGCCGAGGGCGCCCGCCACGTCGCGAAGCTGCCCGCCCGGCCCGCCGGGCAGGAGCGCCCGCAGGGCTCCGGTGCCCCGACCATCGTGGGCGTCGGCGTCAAGGCCGAGGACCTCACCAGCGGCCGTCCCGCCGGCGAGGGCTGA
- the ndk gene encoding nucleoside-diphosphate kinase, with product MTTERTLVLVKPDGVTRGLTGQVLARIEAKGYRLAELRLVHPEQELLERHYEEHRGKPFFAPLVEFMRSGPVVAAVVEGDRVIEGFRSLAGTTEPTTAAPGTIRGDLGRDWGGTVQQNIVHGSDSPESAEREIGIWFG from the coding sequence ATGACCACGGAACGCACCCTCGTCCTCGTCAAGCCCGACGGCGTGACCCGCGGCCTCACCGGCCAGGTGCTCGCGCGCATCGAGGCCAAGGGCTACCGGCTGGCGGAGCTCAGGCTCGTCCACCCCGAGCAGGAGCTGCTCGAGCGCCACTACGAGGAGCACCGCGGCAAGCCGTTCTTCGCCCCCCTCGTGGAGTTCATGCGCAGCGGGCCCGTGGTCGCCGCCGTCGTCGAGGGCGACCGGGTGATCGAGGGCTTCCGCTCGCTGGCCGGCACCACCGAGCCGACCACCGCCGCCCCGGGCACGATCCGCGGCGACCTCGGCCGCGACTGGGGCGGGACGGTGCAGCAGAACATCGTCCACGGCTCGGACTCCCCGGAGTCGGCCGAGCGCGAGATCGGCATCTGGTTCGGCTGA